In Candidatus Niyogibacteria bacterium CG10_big_fil_rev_8_21_14_0_10_46_36, one DNA window encodes the following:
- a CDS encoding alanine--tRNA ligase — protein MNSNELREKFLDFFKERGHAVVPSSSLIPDDPSVLLTTAGMQQFKPYFIGRADPVRDFGSKNTASVQKSFRTSDIDEVGDESHLTFFEMLGNFSFGGYFKKEAIQYGYDFITREIGLPIEYVSVFEGDSEVPADTESEEIWKALGVTNIKKLGREDNFWGPTGSEGPCGPTTEIYVKSAGGKDIEVWNIVFNEFYCNPDKTLRKLETPGVDTGMGLERLAMVSQGVPTIFDTDLFRSVMALLPEAMDIRRKRIFADHVRGVAFLIADSVRPSNKDSGYVLRRLMRRIIVYGEKGINIKKAFEHIVREYSSFYKNLTYAVIEGVFDEEYQKFSKTLRRGLRELHKQDMITAESAFMLYESYGIPYEIIKEEGGEHASALKRENFDKEFERHQEASRKGQEKKFGGHGLILNTGELKAANDEEVKKVTRLHTATHLLQASLRKVLGGDVQQAGSDITAERTRFDFTFPRKVTQDELQQIEDMANKVVEGDFDVIMEEMAYEDAIRNGALAFFKEKYPERVSVYSVVKDGEVFSRELCGGPHVRHTGEIGKITITKEESSSAGVRRIRAIIEP, from the coding sequence ATGAATTCAAACGAACTCCGTGAAAAATTTCTTGATTTTTTTAAGGAACGGGGCCATGCGGTCGTCCCGTCGTCTTCTCTTATTCCTGATGACCCGTCGGTGTTGTTAACGACCGCGGGGATGCAGCAATTTAAACCTTACTTTATTGGTAGGGCGGATCCGGTGCGCGATTTTGGGAGCAAGAATACGGCTTCTGTGCAAAAATCGTTTCGTACTTCTGATATTGACGAAGTGGGAGACGAGTCGCATCTGACATTTTTTGAAATGCTCGGAAATTTTTCGTTTGGCGGGTATTTTAAAAAGGAGGCAATCCAATATGGATATGATTTTATTACGAGAGAAATCGGCTTGCCGATAGAATATGTAAGCGTGTTTGAGGGCGATAGCGAAGTGCCCGCCGACACCGAGTCTGAAGAGATATGGAAAGCGCTCGGCGTTACAAACATAAAAAAATTAGGCCGCGAAGATAACTTCTGGGGTCCCACCGGGAGCGAGGGGCCATGCGGGCCGACAACGGAAATATATGTAAAAAGCGCCGGAGGGAAAGATATAGAAGTCTGGAATATTGTGTTTAACGAATTTTATTGCAACCCCGATAAAACACTTCGCAAGCTCGAAACACCCGGCGTGGATACAGGCATGGGGCTTGAACGGCTCGCAATGGTTTCGCAGGGCGTGCCGACTATTTTTGATACGGATTTATTTAGGTCTGTTATGGCGCTTCTCCCTGAAGCAATGGATATCCGTAGAAAAAGAATTTTTGCTGATCATGTCCGTGGAGTTGCGTTTTTGATTGCAGATAGCGTGCGTCCTTCCAATAAAGATTCCGGGTATGTGCTGCGCAGGCTCATGCGTCGCATCATTGTGTATGGCGAAAAGGGGATTAACATCAAAAAAGCATTTGAGCATATTGTTCGGGAGTATAGCTCGTTTTACAAAAATCTTACCTATGCTGTTATCGAGGGCGTGTTTGATGAAGAATACCAAAAATTTTCAAAAACGCTTCGCCGAGGATTGCGGGAATTACACAAGCAAGACATGATTACTGCGGAGTCCGCATTTATGTTGTACGAAAGCTACGGGATTCCGTACGAAATTATAAAAGAAGAGGGGGGAGAGCATGCCTCAGCATTAAAACGAGAAAACTTTGATAAGGAATTTGAGCGCCATCAAGAAGCATCGCGCAAAGGCCAAGAGAAAAAATTCGGCGGGCACGGACTTATTTTGAACACCGGAGAATTAAAGGCGGCAAACGACGAAGAGGTCAAAAAAGTAACCCGCCTGCACACCGCAACGCATCTGCTCCAGGCATCTCTCCGCAAGGTATTGGGGGGCGATGTACAGCAGGCAGGTTCCGATATCACCGCGGAACGCACGCGTTTTGATTTTACCTTCCCGCGCAAGGTTACTCAGGATGAGCTCCAGCAGATAGAAGACATGGCAAACAAAGTGGTTGAGGGCGATTTTGATGTTATAATGGAAGAGATGGCATATGAGGATGCAATACGGAACGGGGCGCTCGCATTCTTTAAAGAAAAATATCCGGAGCGCGTTTCCGTCTATAGTGTTGTAAAAGACGGCGAAGTGTTTTCCCGCGAACTCTGCGGAGGGCCGCATGTACGGCACACCGGAGAGATAGGGAAGATAACTATCACCAAAGAAGAATCTTCTTCAGCAGGTGTCCGGCGCATCCGGGCCATCATAGAGCCCTAA
- the secF gene encoding protein translocase subunit SecF → MFIVTHRKLFYIFSGVLVCASIVFLAVWGLQFGIDFTGGSLLEVRFTDVRPEIPILQERLNNVKFGSAVLQPSEESNLLIRTRDITETEHQIILQALAGDTEPAVVLEELRFDSIGPVIGNELRRKSFTALLLVLLMILIFITWSFRKVSRPVASWKYGLVALIALAHDVIIPVGLFSLLGQFYHVEVGTLFVTALLTILGFSVHDTIIVFDRIRENITRIGSTIPFEEVVGKSLSEVMGRSIATSFTLFVVLFLLFLFGESSTTFFSLTLLVGVVAGTYSSIFLASPLIVTWQQFSSRK, encoded by the coding sequence ATGTTCATCGTAACGCATAGAAAACTATTTTATATATTTTCAGGGGTGCTTGTATGCGCGAGCATTGTGTTTCTTGCTGTGTGGGGACTGCAGTTTGGTATTGATTTTACGGGAGGGTCGCTTTTAGAAGTGCGCTTTACTGATGTGCGTCCGGAAATCCCAATATTGCAAGAACGTCTGAATAATGTGAAGTTTGGTTCGGCGGTATTACAACCTTCGGAGGAGAGCAATCTTTTAATACGCACCCGTGATATAACAGAAACCGAACACCAAATCATTCTTCAGGCACTTGCCGGGGACACAGAGCCCGCAGTGGTGCTTGAGGAGTTGCGTTTTGATTCCATTGGTCCGGTTATCGGGAATGAATTGCGGCGAAAATCATTTACGGCACTTTTGCTGGTGCTCTTGATGATACTTATTTTTATCACATGGAGTTTTCGTAAGGTGTCGCGTCCGGTTGCGTCATGGAAGTATGGGCTAGTGGCGCTGATTGCTCTTGCTCATGATGTTATTATTCCGGTGGGACTCTTTTCGCTTTTAGGTCAGTTTTATCATGTTGAAGTGGGAACGCTCTTTGTGACTGCTCTTTTGACCATTCTTGGGTTTTCGGTCCATGACACTATAATTGTATTCGACCGCATCCGCGAGAATATTACGCGCATCGGTTCTACTATTCCTTTTGAGGAAGTCGTAGGAAAGAGCTTAAGCGAAGTTATGGGGCGCTCTATTGCAACATCTTTTACACTCTTTGTTGTGCTCTTCCTCCTCTTTCTTTTCGGCGAATCATCAACGACATTCTTCTCCCTTACTCTTTTGGTGGGAGTTGTTGCGGGAACCTACTCATCTATCTTTCTTGCAAGCCCGCTTATCGTAACCTGGCAACAATTCTCTTCTCGAAAATAA
- the secD gene encoding protein translocase subunit SecD, whose protein sequence is MKSQLAIRIGAVILLLLGVCLGYINISPFIGGAFQDVVPFKLGLDLQGGTHLVYRADTSVLGGRNIDEAMAGLRDVVERRVNFFGVTEPLVQVQQSGDEQRLIVELAGVFDIGQAIQIIGQTPFLEFRTERPEEEAKQMLADLGIQEGEPIPAGTAIPDDLFYLHTDLTGRYLKEATILFGDGQSSLGPSVGLQFNDDGAEIFRQLTRDNVGKTIAIYLDGVPISTPVVQGEISGGQAQITGNFTAEEVRDLVRNLNSGALPLPIELISQQNVGPSLGASALAKGVNAGAYALIAVALFLLLWYRLPGLIGIFSIAFYTIVLLFLFKLFGVTLTTAGIAGFILSVGMAVDANILIFERIKEEVRRGQQLDIGVKEGFWRAWPSIRDANISTLITSTILFWFGTSIIKGFALTLGIGVFASLTSAFLVTRTFLLAVGFRNKAISSFLYGSGIK, encoded by the coding sequence ATGAAATCTCAATTAGCAATACGCATAGGAGCCGTTATCCTCCTCTTGTTAGGGGTATGTTTGGGCTATATCAATATTTCTCCATTTATCGGTGGAGCATTTCAAGACGTTGTCCCATTCAAGCTCGGTCTTGATTTGCAGGGAGGAACGCATTTAGTGTATCGCGCTGATACATCCGTTTTGGGCGGGCGCAACATAGACGAAGCGATGGCAGGTCTCCGAGATGTTGTTGAACGGCGTGTAAACTTTTTTGGCGTTACCGAACCGTTGGTGCAGGTTCAGCAGTCAGGCGACGAGCAGCGTCTTATCGTAGAGCTTGCGGGCGTCTTTGACATAGGACAGGCAATCCAGATAATCGGCCAAACCCCGTTTTTGGAATTTCGTACCGAACGCCCTGAAGAAGAAGCAAAACAGATGCTTGCGGACTTAGGCATTCAAGAAGGTGAGCCGATACCTGCAGGTACGGCAATTCCTGACGATCTTTTTTATTTGCATACTGACCTTACCGGGAGATATTTAAAAGAAGCAACTATATTGTTTGGAGACGGACAGAGCAGTTTGGGGCCGAGTGTGGGGCTCCAATTCAATGATGACGGGGCGGAAATTTTCCGGCAGCTTACCCGCGATAATGTCGGGAAAACCATAGCCATTTATTTGGACGGCGTTCCTATAAGTACGCCGGTTGTGCAGGGGGAAATATCGGGGGGACAAGCGCAGATTACCGGAAACTTTACCGCGGAAGAAGTGCGTGATTTAGTGCGTAATTTAAATTCGGGGGCGCTCCCGCTTCCTATTGAATTGATATCACAGCAGAATGTCGGGCCGTCGCTTGGCGCTTCAGCTCTTGCAAAAGGAGTGAATGCGGGCGCGTATGCGCTCATTGCGGTTGCGTTGTTCCTGCTCTTATGGTACCGGCTCCCCGGGCTCATCGGTATTTTTTCGATCGCATTCTATACCATTGTCCTGCTTTTTTTGTTTAAGCTGTTTGGCGTTACACTTACAACCGCGGGCATCGCAGGATTTATTCTTTCGGTCGGTATGGCGGTGGATGCAAATATTCTTATTTTTGAGCGCATCAAGGAGGAAGTCCGCCGCGGACAGCAGCTGGACATTGGTGTAAAAGAAGGATTTTGGCGCGCGTGGCCGTCTATCAGAGACGCAAACATTTCTACGCTTATTACTTCAACCATCTTGTTCTGGTTTGGGACAAGTATTATAAAGGGGTTTGCGTTAACCCTTGGTATTGGAGTGTTCGCGAGCTTAACATCCGCATTTTTGGTGACTCGCACATTTTTACTTGCGGTGGGATTCCGCAACAAAGCGATAAGTTCGTTTCTGTATGGAAGCGGCATTAAATAA
- the thyA gene encoding thymidylate synthase — protein sequence MQAYLDLLRDIRDNGNEKEDRTGVGTKSVFGRQLRFDLKKGFPLLTTKRMPFRLVVEELLWLLRGETNIQSLVEKKVHIWDDWPFAAYKKSEEYAGESAQEFAEKIRTDNLFALRWGDLGPVYGKQWRAWPGLDGKPIDQIADVVSQIQKNPDSRRLIVSAWNVSYISKMALPPCHCFFQFYVADGNLSCHMYQRSADVFLGVPFNIASYALLTCMIARVTGLKPHEFVHTFGDVHIYRNHIEQVNEQLERAPKPLPVVKLNASIDSIFDFSYSDIALLNYEPYPAIKAPIAV from the coding sequence ATGCAGGCGTATCTAGACTTATTGCGTGACATCAGAGACAACGGAAATGAAAAAGAAGACAGAACGGGCGTGGGTACAAAAAGCGTGTTTGGCCGCCAGCTCCGTTTTGATCTCAAAAAAGGATTCCCGCTGCTTACAACAAAAAGAATGCCGTTTCGTTTGGTTGTTGAGGAGCTGCTGTGGCTTTTGCGCGGAGAAACAAACATCCAATCTCTTGTTGAAAAAAAAGTACACATTTGGGACGATTGGCCGTTTGCGGCGTATAAGAAAAGCGAGGAATATGCAGGCGAGTCCGCTCAAGAATTTGCAGAAAAAATACGGACGGACAATCTCTTTGCGCTCCGGTGGGGGGATCTTGGGCCCGTGTACGGAAAACAATGGCGCGCATGGCCAGGACTGGACGGAAAGCCGATAGACCAGATAGCGGATGTCGTGTCCCAGATACAAAAGAACCCTGATAGCAGGCGTCTTATCGTAAGCGCTTGGAATGTTTCATATATCAGCAAGATGGCGCTTCCACCATGTCATTGTTTTTTCCAGTTCTATGTCGCAGACGGCAACCTTTCGTGCCACATGTACCAGCGAAGTGCTGATGTATTTTTGGGCGTTCCTTTCAATATCGCTTCCTACGCCCTGCTTACATGCATGATTGCGCGTGTAACCGGGCTCAAGCCGCATGAATTCGTGCACACATTCGGCGATGTTCATATTTACAGAAATCACATAGAACAAGTGAACGAACAGCTTGAACGCGCTCCCAAGCCGTTACCGGTTGTTAAGCTTAATGCATCTATTGATTCGATATTTGATTTTTCGTACAGCGATATTGCATTACTCAACTATGAACCGTATCCGGCGATAAAAGCGCCCATCGCGGTGTAA
- the tmk gene encoding dTMP kinase, translating into MYMKALPRGIFILFEGGDKVGKTTQLEMAERYLESKGYPVLRTKEPGGGDIAIREKVLSDESLTAEEQLALFCEDRRIHVEQKILPALKEKKIVLCDRFEPSSIAYQGAGGGMPVNRIREQSGKARSGTWPDMILLYDVDPEKAFTRARAETSFEKKDMDYQRRVRKSFLEQAEEDINRWNIIDASRSVEDVWKKTKKCIDAFFLRRFGIQI; encoded by the coding sequence ATGTATATGAAAGCATTGCCGAGGGGCATTTTTATTTTATTTGAAGGAGGCGACAAGGTAGGAAAAACCACTCAGCTAGAAATGGCAGAGCGGTATTTGGAAAGCAAAGGATATCCTGTACTGCGGACGAAAGAGCCGGGGGGCGGTGATATTGCAATCCGTGAAAAGGTGCTCTCTGACGAATCATTGACCGCAGAGGAGCAATTGGCGCTTTTTTGCGAAGACAGGCGGATACATGTAGAACAAAAGATCCTTCCTGCGCTCAAAGAAAAGAAAATAGTGCTTTGCGACAGATTCGAACCCTCAAGTATCGCATATCAGGGTGCAGGTGGAGGCATGCCCGTCAATCGTATCAGAGAACAAAGCGGCAAAGCCCGAAGCGGCACGTGGCCTGACATGATACTGCTGTATGATGTAGACCCGGAAAAGGCATTCACACGAGCAAGGGCCGAAACATCGTTTGAAAAAAAGGATATGGATTACCAACGGCGCGTCCGCAAAAGCTTCTTAGAGCAGGCGGAAGAAGACATAAACAGATGGAACATCATCGACGCCTCACGCTCCGTGGAAGATGTTTGGAAGAAAACAAAAAAATGTATTGATGCATTTTTCTTAAGAAGATTTGGTATACAGATTTAA
- a CDS encoding DNA mismatch repair protein MutT, which translates to MQRGPYTGIGVMIFKSDLILLGKRKGSHGAGEWAFPGGLVELGESWEDAVSRELKEETGDALRIGHLCYFCLAHEAHYVHEDPTKQYTHLGYVADWEGGEPCVMEPEKCEAWSWFPVDELPSPMFSMTKYMLMSYIRGVPYADIAKAKRITKEFNQEEVAAYFQKKFFEQSKKRYD; encoded by the coding sequence ATGCAGAGAGGTCCATATACCGGTATCGGAGTGATGATATTCAAAAGCGATCTCATTCTTTTGGGGAAGCGGAAAGGATCACACGGGGCGGGAGAATGGGCGTTCCCGGGAGGTTTGGTTGAGCTGGGAGAATCTTGGGAAGATGCAGTGTCGCGCGAATTAAAAGAGGAAACAGGAGATGCGTTACGGATAGGGCATTTGTGTTATTTTTGTCTTGCGCACGAAGCGCACTATGTCCATGAGGATCCGACGAAGCAATACACGCATTTAGGGTATGTCGCGGACTGGGAGGGGGGCGAGCCTTGCGTAATGGAACCGGAAAAGTGCGAGGCATGGAGCTGGTTTCCCGTAGATGAGCTGCCGAGCCCGATGTTCTCAATGACGAAGTATATGCTCATGAGTTATATCCGCGGCGTTCCGTATGCCGATATAGCAAAAGCAAAGCGCATTACGAAAGAATTCAATCAAGAGGAGGTCGCTGCATATTTTCAAAAAAAATTTTTTGAACAGTCAAAAAAACGATATGATTAA
- a CDS encoding dUTP diphosphatase: protein MKVRIKRIDKTLPLPVYQTTGAAAFDLYARTDTVVEPQSLAYIPTNLIIESPQNHVLILASRSSSPKKGLLIPHGIGVIDSDYCGDSDEILFQVLNFTDAPVTIQRGDRIGQGMFVRLSRALSWDEQESMDKKSRGGFGSTGTA, encoded by the coding sequence ATGAAAGTACGAATCAAAAGGATTGATAAAACGCTCCCACTCCCTGTATACCAAACGACGGGAGCAGCTGCATTTGATCTCTACGCGCGCACTGATACCGTCGTGGAGCCGCAGTCTCTTGCGTATATTCCCACCAATCTGATCATCGAATCACCTCAAAATCATGTTCTTATTCTTGCCTCTCGGAGCAGCTCTCCCAAAAAGGGACTTTTGATACCGCACGGCATCGGTGTCATTGACTCCGACTATTGCGGAGATAGCGATGAGATCCTTTTCCAAGTGCTTAACTTTACCGATGCACCTGTCACCATACAACGCGGAGACCGTATCGGCCAGGGAATGTTCGTGAGGCTTTCGCGTGCGCTTTCGTGGGATGAGCAAGAATCCATGGATAAAAAAAGCAGGGGCGGATTTGGCAGCACCGGAACAGCATAA
- the rplK gene encoding 50S ribosomal protein L11, producing the protein MMATKKIKSIVKLQLPAGKATPAPPVGTALGPHGINIGEFCSKFNDATKDRAGDIIPAELTIYEDRSFDFKLKTSPAAFLIKKAAGVEKGAANPLTTKVGKITKAQAREIAETKMEDLNAYDVDEAAKIIEGTARSMGIEVK; encoded by the coding sequence ATTATGGCAACAAAAAAGATAAAATCCATCGTAAAATTGCAGCTTCCCGCGGGGAAAGCTACGCCTGCGCCTCCGGTAGGAACGGCGCTTGGTCCGCATGGAATAAACATCGGAGAATTTTGTTCAAAGTTCAATGATGCAACCAAGGACCGGGCTGGAGATATCATCCCGGCGGAGCTCACTATTTACGAAGACCGCAGCTTTGACTTTAAGCTAAAAACATCGCCTGCAGCATTTCTTATCAAAAAAGCAGCAGGTGTTGAAAAGGGAGCGGCAAACCCGCTTACTACAAAAGTGGGGAAAATAACCAAAGCACAAGCGCGCGAAATTGCAGAAACAAAAATGGAAGACCTGAATGCTTACGATGTAGACGAGGCGGCAAAAATCATAGAAGGCACAGCGCGTTCCATGGGCATAGAGGTAAAGTAA
- a CDS encoding transcription termination/antitermination protein NusG, with protein MGKQQLEQGRNWYAIHTYSGYEAAVVRNLKQRIESLGMEDKIFSVLVPTEKKIKIKGGKRHIVEEKIYPGYVLVEMVVTDDSWYVVRNTPRVTGFVGSGTTPTPLSKNEVDGLFKRMGVEEPKFKIDVSIGDPVRITDGPFKEFEGKISEIDEERGKVKVLVGMFGRETPVEIDILQMKKL; from the coding sequence ATGGGAAAACAGCAGTTAGAACAGGGAAGGAATTGGTACGCAATTCATACATATTCCGGATATGAAGCTGCGGTTGTTCGGAATCTCAAGCAGCGCATTGAGTCGCTCGGCATGGAAGATAAAATCTTCAGCGTTCTTGTCCCGACGGAAAAAAAGATAAAAATAAAAGGCGGTAAGCGTCATATTGTTGAAGAAAAAATATATCCCGGGTATGTTCTTGTAGAAATGGTGGTAACGGATGATTCGTGGTACGTGGTACGGAACACTCCCCGCGTGACGGGGTTCGTCGGGTCAGGCACAACGCCGACACCGCTTTCAAAGAACGAAGTAGACGGTCTCTTTAAGCGCATGGGCGTTGAGGAACCGAAATTTAAGATTGATGTTTCTATCGGTGACCCAGTCCGTATTACCGACGGTCCGTTCAAAGAATTTGAAGGGAAAATTTCAGAAATTGATGAGGAGCGGGGTAAGGTAAAAGTGCTTGTTGGTATGTTCGGGCGCGAAACACCGGTAGAGATTGACATTCTTCAGATGAAGAAACTATAA
- a CDS encoding preprotein translocase subunit SecE, giving the protein MQKLVDYVKGSRLELKQVTWPTRAETTRYTILVIGISIAIALFLGVLDFAFTSILEVLL; this is encoded by the coding sequence ATTCAAAAACTTGTTGATTACGTAAAAGGTTCGCGTCTTGAATTAAAGCAGGTCACTTGGCCGACGCGCGCAGAGACCACCCGGTACACTATTCTTGTGATTGGCATTTCTATTGCGATTGCGCTTTTCTTGGGCGTGCTGGACTTTGCGTTTACATCTATCCTTGAGGTGCTTTTGTAA
- the gyrB gene encoding DNA topoisomerase (ATP-hydrolyzing) subunit B: protein MTAKKASKKSNKAAAKPPKAKDAAASKSGYSAKDIYVLEGLDPVRKRPAMYIGSTGVDGLHHLIWEVVDNSIDEAMAGYAKNISVTMLPDGAVRVVDDGRGIPVEKHTHTKKSALETVLTTLHAGGKFGGDSYKVSGGLHGVGVSVVNALSEWTEAVICRDGYQWKQEYVRGKAKYAIKKLGKCSGSGTSVAFRPDPQIFSGTDGNGIPPFDWERVIERMRQQAYLTKGVRISVKDQREKDPLKHESQAFYFEGGIRSYVKHVNRYSVPKHDTIFYTAKEAEKIFVEVSLQYVDDLSSRELTFANNIHTPEGGTHLTGFRTALTRILNDYARKSNFLKADEDNLTGDDVREGLTVVISVKLREPQFEGQTKVKLGTPDARSAVETVFGDAFRAYLEENPNDARSIAEKVILALKARKAAKAAKDTIIRKGALEGLTLPGKLADCQSRDPEESELFIVEGDSAGGTAKMGRSRRFQAILPLRGKILNVERARIDKMLASKEIKSLIIALGAAIGAEYDESKLRYHKVIIMTDADTDGAHIRTLLLTLFYRYYKSAIENGYIYIANPPLYRIQKGRDVRYAYSDAEKEKILKELEKEIKAKPSSKKIKQTAEKETEAEAPAGGEEVPAEDGKIRGVTIQRYKGLGEMNSGQLWETTMDPENRILNKVNIKDAEEADRIFDVLMGSEVAPRKSFIQGHAKEVQNLDV, encoded by the coding sequence ATGACAGCAAAAAAAGCATCAAAAAAATCAAACAAGGCAGCGGCAAAGCCCCCCAAAGCAAAAGACGCGGCTGCATCAAAAAGCGGCTATAGCGCAAAAGACATTTATGTATTGGAAGGACTAGATCCGGTACGAAAGCGCCCGGCAATGTATATCGGCTCTACGGGAGTCGATGGTTTGCATCACTTAATCTGGGAGGTGGTAGACAACTCTATCGATGAAGCGATGGCAGGATATGCAAAGAATATCTCGGTAACAATGTTGCCTGATGGTGCGGTCCGGGTCGTGGACGACGGCCGGGGCATTCCGGTAGAAAAACATACGCACACTAAAAAATCAGCGCTTGAAACGGTGCTTACAACACTTCATGCAGGAGGAAAGTTCGGAGGCGATTCATATAAAGTTTCCGGAGGACTCCACGGGGTGGGAGTGTCGGTGGTCAATGCGCTCTCTGAATGGACCGAAGCTGTGATATGCCGTGATGGGTATCAATGGAAACAAGAATATGTCCGAGGGAAAGCAAAATACGCAATTAAAAAATTAGGTAAATGCTCAGGTTCGGGTACATCGGTAGCATTTCGCCCCGACCCGCAAATATTTTCGGGCACTGACGGTAATGGTATTCCTCCGTTTGATTGGGAGCGGGTGATAGAGCGTATGCGCCAGCAGGCTTACCTTACGAAGGGCGTTCGCATCAGCGTCAAAGACCAGCGGGAAAAAGATCCGCTCAAACACGAATCGCAGGCATTCTATTTTGAGGGCGGTATCCGTTCGTATGTAAAGCATGTAAACCGCTACTCAGTGCCGAAGCACGATACTATTTTTTATACGGCAAAAGAAGCAGAAAAGATATTTGTAGAGGTGAGTTTGCAGTATGTGGATGATTTGTCCTCGCGCGAACTTACATTTGCAAACAACATCCATACGCCCGAAGGAGGAACGCACCTTACGGGTTTTCGGACTGCGCTTACGAGAATATTAAACGATTATGCACGCAAGAGTAATTTTTTGAAAGCGGATGAGGATAACCTCACGGGAGACGATGTGCGGGAAGGATTAACGGTAGTAATTTCTGTAAAGCTCCGTGAGCCGCAATTTGAAGGGCAGACGAAGGTAAAACTCGGCACACCCGACGCCCGAAGCGCCGTTGAAACGGTTTTTGGAGATGCATTCCGCGCATATCTTGAAGAAAACCCAAATGACGCGCGCTCTATCGCAGAGAAAGTTATTTTGGCGCTCAAGGCTCGCAAAGCCGCAAAAGCCGCAAAGGACACCATTATCCGGAAAGGAGCGCTTGAGGGGCTGACACTTCCGGGAAAGCTTGCCGATTGCCAGTCGCGTGACCCGGAAGAATCAGAATTGTTTATCGTTGAGGGGGACTCTGCGGGAGGTACTGCAAAGATGGGACGAAGCAGGAGGTTTCAAGCGATACTGCCGCTTCGTGGAAAAATTTTGAATGTTGAGCGCGCGCGTATTGACAAGATGCTTGCCTCAAAAGAAATAAAATCATTAATTATCGCGCTTGGTGCCGCTATCGGTGCTGAATATGACGAAAGCAAGCTCCGGTATCATAAAGTCATTATCATGACCGATGCTGACACCGACGGTGCGCATATTAGAACACTACTGCTTACGCTTTTTTACCGGTATTACAAGTCGGCAATCGAGAACGGCTACATCTATATTGCAAATCCGCCGCTTTACCGAATACAAAAAGGAAGAGATGTGCGCTATGCGTATAGCGATGCGGAAAAAGAAAAAATACTAAAAGAGTTGGAGAAAGAAATAAAAGCTAAACCCTCCTCAAAGAAAATAAAACAAACGGCGGAGAAAGAAACAGAAGCTGAAGCGCCCGCCGGAGGTGAAGAAGTGCCCGCAGAAGATGGGAAGATACGAGGTGTTACCATCCAGCGCTATAAGGGGTTAGGAGAGATGAATTCGGGCCAGTTGTGGGAAACTACTATGGATCCGGAAAACCGCATATTGAATAAGGTGAATATAAAGGATGCCGAAGAAGCAGATCGCATATTTGATGTGCTTATGGGTTCTGAGGTAGCCCCTCGTAAGAGTTTTATCCAAGGACACGCAAAAGAGGTGCAGAATTTGGATGTGTGA
- the pyrH gene encoding UMP kinase (Catalyzes the phosphorylation of UMP to UDP) yields MYKRIILKLTGEIFRDDESNLSETRAEIAAQEIKEAHDLGVEIGVVLGGGNILRGRSRENDRFLDHASADYIGMLATIMNGVLLGDVLEGYGLTPRLMSAIEAKNIAEPYFHKRARRHLEKGRIVIQVGGSGRPNFTTDSTAMLLAVDIKADAILKGTKVDGIYDSDPVLHKDAHFFPEIDYRDVKNKELEIVEEVMLSLNRFKKPAHVFNIFTQGNLKRLLLGEKIGSRIIF; encoded by the coding sequence ATATACAAACGGATTATTTTGAAGCTAACAGGCGAGATATTCCGTGACGATGAAAGCAATTTAAGCGAAACGCGCGCAGAAATTGCGGCGCAAGAAATAAAAGAAGCGCATGACTTAGGGGTAGAGATTGGGGTTGTGCTCGGCGGCGGCAATATACTAAGAGGGCGTTCACGCGAGAACGATCGTTTCCTTGACCATGCAAGCGCTGATTATATCGGCATGCTTGCGACAATAATGAACGGAGTGCTGCTCGGCGATGTGTTGGAGGGGTACGGCTTAACGCCGCGGCTTATGAGTGCGATAGAGGCAAAAAATATTGCGGAGCCGTATTTCCATAAGCGGGCGCGTCGCCACCTTGAAAAAGGGCGTATAGTGATACAGGTCGGGGGAAGCGGGCGTCCCAACTTCACTACCGATTCAACGGCGATGCTTCTCGCGGTTGATATTAAGGCAGATGCCATACTGAAGGGGACTAAGGTGGATGGTATTTACGATAGCGATCCGGTACTTCATAAAGACGCACATTTCTTTCCGGAGATAGATTATCGTGATGTTAAGAATAAGGAGCTTGAGATAGTTGAAGAAGTGATGCTTTCTTTAAACCGTTTCAAGAAGCCTGCGCATGTCTTTAATATTTTTACGCAAGGCAATCTTAAACGGCTTCTCTTGGGGGAGAAGATAGGCTCGCGGATAATTTTCTAA